One part of the Nitrospinaceae bacterium genome encodes these proteins:
- a CDS encoding class I SAM-dependent methyltransferase, protein MQGRKVLDTNPKDTTPQKSSCPLCGEAEAEKYDKADGREYLHCPVCRLIFVPEQYWPSPEAERARYDQHQNSPGDKGYLAFLETIATPLGQRLSPASFGLDYGCGPSPVLCEIIEKKGHTIDRYDPHYFPTPPNGPYDFIVSTETFEHFQNPGEEITRLLSHLNAGGLLGVMTAFWSEKVFRANWHYRRDFTHLCFYRRETMAWIAATFGLEILWSDEKRAIIFRYLP, encoded by the coding sequence ATGCAGGGGAGAAAAGTGCTCGATACAAACCCGAAAGACACTACGCCTCAAAAATCATCCTGCCCGCTATGCGGGGAGGCGGAGGCCGAAAAATATGATAAGGCCGATGGACGCGAGTATCTTCACTGCCCGGTCTGCCGCCTGATTTTCGTTCCCGAGCAATATTGGCCCTCCCCCGAGGCCGAGCGCGCCCGCTACGACCAGCATCAAAATTCGCCGGGAGACAAAGGCTACCTCGCCTTCCTCGAAACGATAGCGACTCCCCTCGGCCAACGGCTCTCGCCCGCCTCCTTCGGGCTCGACTATGGTTGTGGGCCCTCGCCAGTCCTCTGCGAAATAATTGAAAAAAAAGGGCATACAATTGATCGTTATGACCCCCACTATTTCCCCACCCCCCCGAATGGACCCTACGACTTCATCGTATCGACCGAAACCTTTGAGCATTTTCAAAATCCAGGAGAGGAGATTACACGTCTGCTCTCTCATCTAAATGCAGGCGGCCTTCTCGGGGTGATGACAGCCTTTTGGAGCGAGAAGGTTTTTCGAGCGAACTGGCACTACCGGCGGGATTTTACCCACCTGTGCTTCTACCGGCGGGAGACGATGGCGTGGATAGCGGCGACCTTCGGGCTCGAAATCCTATGGAGTGATGAAAAGCGGGCTATCATTTTCAGGTACCTCCCCTGA
- a CDS encoding glucose 1-dehydrogenase produces the protein MILDKFKLDGKVALVTGAGSGLGQAMAVALAEAGADVALAGRRVEALAETEKRISATGRRVLAVSADVSKSEDVKKLVSACESKLGPIDILVNGAGVFSGYDTVALAEDEWRRIIDINLTGTFLCCQAVGEGMFSRGRGSIINIATFLGDRAQRPARAAYNASKGGVAALSRALSVEWGTQGVRVNCISPGAHRTPMLSPGLAKPGNEEWLNEKTILGRVGEPEDIAGLCVFLASEASGYITGVNIYEDGGGWS, from the coding sequence ATGATTCTGGACAAATTCAAGCTAGACGGCAAAGTGGCGCTTGTAACGGGTGCTGGCTCGGGACTCGGACAGGCGATGGCCGTCGCTCTAGCCGAGGCGGGTGCGGACGTTGCCCTCGCGGGAAGACGGGTTGAGGCGCTTGCCGAGACTGAAAAGCGCATCTCGGCTACTGGCAGAAGAGTGCTTGCCGTATCGGCGGACGTATCGAAATCTGAAGACGTGAAAAAACTTGTGTCAGCGTGTGAATCTAAACTTGGTCCCATCGATATCCTGGTCAACGGGGCGGGTGTATTCAGCGGCTATGACACAGTGGCGCTTGCCGAGGATGAATGGCGCCGCATTATAGACATCAACCTCACCGGAACATTTCTTTGCTGCCAAGCTGTGGGCGAGGGCATGTTCTCGCGTGGGCGAGGTAGCATCATCAACATCGCTACCTTTCTCGGGGATCGCGCCCAGCGTCCGGCACGCGCCGCCTACAATGCGAGCAAGGGCGGTGTCGCCGCCCTGAGCCGTGCGCTTTCAGTTGAATGGGGCACACAGGGTGTTCGTGTCAATTGCATCTCGCCCGGTGCCCACCGCACCCCCATGTTGTCCCCCGGTCTTGCTAAGCCGGGCAATGAGGAATGGTTGAATGAAAAAACTATTCTTGGCCGCGTGGGCGAGCCCGAGGACATCGCCGGGCTCTGCGTCTTTCTCGCCTCTGAGGCTTCAGGTTATATTACGGGCGTCAACATCTACGAGGACGGAGGGGGCTGGAGCTAG
- a CDS encoding HAD family phosphatase: MTELGALIFDFDGTIADSEPLHLAAFQRTFADECGLELTEADYKAHYLAFDDQMMMTAFLADRGMDVLPGRFEELLAIKEAHFEALAGEPPILPGAIALIRAASKRWPLAVASGALESEIRPILEDAGLIDCFVTIVSAEMVERGKPDPESFLTALARINEKRDKKILPSGALVFEDSIPGVSSGRAAGMRVLAITNSFPREQLNQADRVVDSLEEIVDTEALASWFASLS, from the coding sequence ATGACTGAACTCGGCGCACTTATTTTTGATTTCGACGGAACCATTGCCGATAGCGAGCCGCTCCATCTGGCCGCTTTCCAGCGGACCTTTGCGGACGAGTGCGGTTTGGAACTCACGGAGGCCGACTACAAGGCCCATTATCTTGCCTTTGACGATCAGATGATGATGACCGCGTTTCTTGCCGACAGGGGGATGGATGTATTACCCGGCCGATTTGAAGAGTTGCTTGCAATCAAGGAGGCACACTTTGAGGCGCTCGCAGGCGAGCCACCCATTTTGCCCGGCGCCATTGCCCTTATTCGCGCCGCCTCTAAGAGGTGGCCGCTGGCCGTGGCGAGCGGGGCGCTTGAGTCTGAGATTCGGCCCATTTTGGAGGACGCTGGGCTAATCGATTGCTTTGTGACCATCGTTTCGGCCGAAATGGTTGAACGTGGAAAACCCGACCCCGAGAGTTTTCTAACCGCACTGGCGAGAATTAACGAAAAACGCGACAAAAAAATCTTGCCCTCGGGGGCTCTTGTTTTCGAGGATTCGATCCCTGGTGTTAGCTCGGGCCGCGCTGCGGGTATGCGTGTCCTCGCAATTACGAACAGTTTTCCGCGAGAGCAACTCAACCAAGCTGATCGCGTGGTGGACTCACTTGAGGAAATCGTCGACACTGAGGCCCTGGCGTCGTGGTTCGCCTCGTTGTCATAG
- the def gene encoding peptide deformylase translates to MAILKVSRMGHPVLRQPAEEIAPGGLKSDELKALADDMVETMVEYAGVGLAAPQVHYGVRLFVIQPDPGDETSLRIAANPVVTLLTEETVEAWEGCLSVPDIHGLVSRFLKVRLDAFDRDGKKYSVELEDFAARVAQHEADHMDGVLFLDRMTNLSNLAFGEEFRRYHAPRPEPEQEEGEETSDES, encoded by the coding sequence ATGGCGATACTCAAGGTATCACGCATGGGCCACCCCGTCCTGAGACAACCCGCAGAGGAAATAGCGCCCGGGGGGCTCAAGAGCGACGAGCTCAAGGCGCTGGCCGACGACATGGTGGAGACAATGGTCGAGTATGCCGGGGTCGGTCTGGCGGCTCCCCAGGTGCATTATGGGGTGCGCCTTTTTGTCATTCAGCCCGATCCGGGCGATGAGACCTCGCTTCGCATCGCTGCCAACCCGGTTGTCACTCTGCTCACAGAGGAAACTGTCGAGGCTTGGGAGGGCTGTCTTTCCGTTCCCGACATCCATGGTTTGGTGTCTCGCTTTCTCAAGGTGCGGCTCGATGCTTTTGATCGAGACGGGAAAAAATACTCGGTCGAGCTTGAGGATTTCGCCGCCCGTGTTGCTCAGCACGAGGCAGATCACATGGATGGCGTACTTTTCCTCGACCGGATGACGAATTTGTCCAACCTCGCCTTTGGCGAGGAGTTCCGTCGCTATCACGCTCCTCGCCCCGAGCCTGAGCAAGAAGAGGGTGAGGAGACCTCGGATGAATCTTAA
- a CDS encoding ABC transporter permease → MTTWTETPQADEFAEEILTPWQRIARSLRQDRLAMGGATVLIFFLALAVVGWWGTSGDDPYFSPSTVRLPDRFRPPMAKPNLDAVAPEEAPPLGIYVFGTDELGRDVFARMLEGTKIAMAVGFVAVGISMLLGVFMGGIAGFHGNRQIGPASLLGAILFPITGGFLFSGISWWYLFPLEGALVFIGIILGMWLESLPTFGFLKRHPIVNVDTIFIVLVDVQLSFPTFFLILTAIAVLPPSIWNVMVVIGITSWVGPARFVRAEILSLRERPYIEAARAIGAKDKRLIFLHLVPNSLAAVLVSATIGVPAAILTEAGLSFLGFGVPLPDASWGNILSDGRKFLFDAPWLMFIPGFAILIVVLAFNLFGEGLRDALNPRSRPK, encoded by the coding sequence ATGACAACATGGACGGAAACGCCGCAAGCGGACGAATTCGCGGAAGAAATCCTCACCCCCTGGCAGCGTATTGCGCGAAGCCTCCGCCAGGATCGCCTAGCCATGGGGGGCGCAACAGTCCTCATTTTCTTTTTAGCCCTGGCGGTTGTCGGTTGGTGGGGAACCTCGGGCGATGACCCCTATTTCAGCCCGAGTACCGTCCGGCTTCCCGACCGCTTTAGGCCACCCATGGCAAAACCGAACCTCGATGCCGTCGCACCCGAGGAGGCGCCGCCATTGGGCATCTACGTTTTTGGAACCGACGAGTTGGGGCGCGACGTTTTTGCGCGCATGCTCGAGGGCACGAAAATCGCCATGGCGGTCGGTTTTGTCGCCGTGGGAATATCGATGCTCCTCGGGGTCTTCATGGGGGGCATCGCGGGATTTCACGGAAACAGGCAAATCGGGCCAGCCTCCCTTCTGGGCGCAATCCTCTTTCCCATTACCGGTGGATTTTTATTCAGCGGAATTTCGTGGTGGTATCTTTTCCCCCTTGAGGGCGCACTTGTTTTCATCGGGATCATCTTGGGCATGTGGCTGGAGTCCCTACCCACTTTCGGCTTTCTCAAACGGCATCCCATCGTCAACGTGGACACTATTTTCATCGTTCTCGTGGACGTCCAGCTTTCGTTTCCAACCTTTTTCCTCATCCTCACGGCCATTGCGGTTTTACCGCCCAGCATTTGGAACGTCATGGTCGTCATCGGCATCACAAGTTGGGTGGGCCCGGCCAGGTTCGTTCGCGCCGAGATTTTATCGCTCAGAGAGCGCCCCTACATCGAGGCAGCCAGGGCCATCGGGGCAAAAGACAAGCGCCTGATTTTTCTTCACCTCGTGCCAAACTCGCTGGCAGCCGTTCTCGTATCTGCCACCATTGGGGTGCCCGCAGCTATTCTCACCGAGGCGGGGTTGAGCTTTCTGGGCTTCGGGGTGCCGCTGCCCGACGCCTCCTGGGGAAACATCCTCTCGGACGGGCGTAAATTTCTCTTCGACGCCCCCTGGCTGATGTTCATTCCGGGCTTTGCCATCCTCATCGTGGTTTTAGCCTTCAACCTGTTTGGCGAGGGGCTGCGAGACGCCCTTAATCCCCGCTCAAGGCCCAAATAA
- a CDS encoding ABC transporter permease, translating into MGAYIIRTAFFKTFTLLIISIVSFLIIHLAPGQPSQIDPLNPRFRKEDIARYRAAFDLDKPLWKQYFLFYKKLGSGELKSFKDNQPVLGKIWRRFLNSLPLFIVGTILTWCLAFPMGIPAALARGGIYDRGTTFLSFFFISFPGFFLAYLVIMGSVQYLEVPVLGMRTFGQETAPLLYWLNDRLWHLVLPSVLGAIGGIAVLSRYVRVQMIEVIDSDFVRSAHAKGLDENTVYYVHALRNAALPFVTMFGMLLPALIGGSVIFEQIFAWPGMGRMAFEAILARDYPIVISLNFFAAILVLIGTFISDILLVLVDPRIRL; encoded by the coding sequence AAACATTTACGCTCCTGATCATTTCGATTGTCAGCTTTTTAATCATCCACCTGGCGCCGGGCCAACCAAGCCAGATCGACCCGCTCAACCCGCGCTTTAGAAAAGAGGATATCGCCCGCTACCGCGCCGCCTTTGATCTCGACAAACCGCTCTGGAAGCAATACTTCCTCTTCTATAAAAAACTCGGCTCTGGCGAACTTAAAAGTTTCAAAGACAATCAACCCGTGTTGGGTAAAATATGGCGGCGATTCCTTAACAGCCTGCCTCTTTTCATTGTCGGCACCATCCTCACTTGGTGCCTCGCGTTTCCCATGGGGATACCTGCGGCCCTTGCACGGGGAGGCATCTATGATCGAGGGACCACTTTTCTCTCGTTTTTCTTCATTTCCTTCCCCGGTTTTTTTCTGGCCTATCTGGTAATTATGGGCTCCGTACAATACCTAGAAGTTCCAGTACTGGGCATGCGGACTTTCGGGCAGGAAACAGCGCCCCTCCTCTATTGGCTCAACGACCGACTTTGGCATCTCGTTCTCCCCAGCGTGCTAGGAGCGATTGGAGGCATTGCCGTTTTATCGCGTTACGTGCGTGTGCAGATGATAGAAGTTATCGATTCGGATTTCGTACGCTCCGCACACGCAAAGGGCCTTGATGAGAACACGGTTTATTATGTACATGCACTTAGAAACGCGGCGCTGCCCTTTGTCACCATGTTCGGAATGCTTCTCCCGGCCCTCATTGGCGGCTCGGTTATTTTTGAGCAAATCTTCGCCTGGCCGGGCATGGGCCGAATGGCCTTCGAAGCGATTCTTGCGCGAGACTACCCAATCGTCATCAGCCTGAATTTCTTCGCCGCTATTCTCGTGCTTATCGGCACCTTTATATCCGACATCCTCCTTGTTCTCGTCGATCCGAGGATTCGCCTATGA